The Punica granatum isolate Tunisia-2019 chromosome 4, ASM765513v2, whole genome shotgun sequence genome has a window encoding:
- the LOC116203426 gene encoding NAC domain-containing protein 66-like isoform X1, giving the protein MRGEDSISEQWTLKSSLSQCLWKKMATASKMISMKKLPVGYRLNPSDEDLVNHHLRRKLRNVLEEYCLIPEFDIYKLPPWDLITKFNELSDLASDGGDCFFYHRRNNPNGKRKNRRTDGGFWKVTGEGRKPKKTDRTKWLKRILVYHLGKQKNAEKTPWAMHEYEDTSDPSVVVCRIHKIKPKTGKQKVDSVSSEADSSSSPRATDRSEPRIEPQETSPEASVHMTMESQNQPPFSNNVPECNTSCPQQMQIDDFLQVDDLEDPQDPQVLTREQSPCSENTFIDGCDQGYVSWSYHPNVTPEEGGDKFIISRTPSGQPPNYVLPGCGSPPQHPQMMPTEEIYPLTGNTSFNARCSSETYSQSDIHGQGAEFPLVSMNCGRQEPNFKEAQQSTLNLQTPTSPPNSDLTFSPEELQMLQELLSAPSMLPSPDSSGGGDPSSLYLGQSCDSQPADLEVTQDFPIELPPSADLDSMLANFFASSPPPEVVVGKSLCGQVSTVTGGYSTEYCGVPYASGGNYKTSNHMSAGCWKL; this is encoded by the exons ATGAGAGGAGAAGACTCCATCAGTGAACAGTGGACTCTCAAGTCAAGTCTAAGTCAATGCTTAT GGAAGAAGATGGCAACAGCAAGCAAGATGATCTCCATGAAGAAACTGCCAGTGGGGTACAGATTGAATCCCTCTGATGAAGACCTTGTCAATCACCACTTGAGGAGGAAGCTCCGGAACGTCCTGGAGGAGTACTGCCTGATCCCTGAGTTCGACATCTACAAGCTCCCTCCTTGGGATCTCATCACCAAGTTCAATG AGCTGTCCGACTTGGCATCCGATGGTGGGGATTGCTTCTTCTACCATCGCCGGAACAATCCTAATGGCAAGCGGAAAAATAGGAGGACCGATGGAGGGTTCTGGAAAGTCACCGGCGAGGGCCGGAAGCCCAAGAAGACCGACCGGACAAAATGGCTTAAGAGGATCCTGGTTTATCACCTTGGCAAACAGAAAAATGCTGAGAAGACCCCATGGGCAATGCATGAATACGAGGACACCTCCGATCCG AGTGTCGTTGTATGTCGTATACATAAGATTAAGCCGAAGACGGGAAAACAAAAGGTCGATTCAGTTTCATCTGAAGCTGACTCGAGTAGTAGCCCTAGAGCAACTGATCGTTCTGAACCCCGAATCGAACCCCAAGAAACGAGCCCAGAG GCATCCGTGCATATGACAATGGAGTCACAAAACCAGCCTCCATTTTCCAACAATGTACCGGAGTGTAACACGTCTTGTCCTCAGCAGATGCAGATAGATGATTTCTTGCAAGTAGATGATCTTGAGGATCCACAAGACCCTCAGGTCCTCACGAGGGAACAGTCACCTTGCTCTGAGAATACATTCATTGATGGATGTGACCAGGGATATGTTAGCTGGTCCTATCATCCGAATGTTACTCCTGAAGAAGGTGGCGATAAGTTTATAATTTCTCGAACTCCTTCTGGTCAACCACCAAATTATGTCTTACCGGGTTGTGGATCTCCTCCTCAGCATCCACAAATGATGCCTACGGAGGAGATATACCCCCTTACTGGTAATACATCTTTTAACGCTAGATGTAGTAGTGAGACCTATTCTCAATCGGATATTCATGGACAAGGTGCTGAGTTTCCCCTTGTTTCCATGAATTGTGGACGTCAAGAACCAAACTTCAAG GAAGCTCAACAGTCCACCTTAAATTTACAAACTCCAACTTCGCCCCCAAATTCCGATTTAACTTTTTCTCCTGAGGAGCTGCAGATGCTGCAGGAGTTGTTATCAGCACCCAGCATGCTCCCTTCACCAGATAGTTCTGGAGGAGGGGATCCAAGTTCACTCTATCTTGGTCAAAGCTGTGATTCTCAGCCAGCAGATCTAGAG GTGACTCAAGACTTCCCTATTGAGTTACCACCGTCAGCTGATCTTGACTCAATGTTAGCTAATTTTTTCGCTTCTTCTCCACCGCCAGAGGTAGTAGTGGGAAAGAGTTTATGTGGACAAGTTAGTACAGTTACTGGAGGATATAGCACAGAATACTGTGGGGTGCCATATGCTTCAGGAGGTAATTACAAGACAAGCAATCATATGTCTGCAGGGTGTTGGAAATTATGA
- the LOC116203426 gene encoding NAC domain-containing protein 66-like isoform X2: MATASKMISMKKLPVGYRLNPSDEDLVNHHLRRKLRNVLEEYCLIPEFDIYKLPPWDLITKFNELSDLASDGGDCFFYHRRNNPNGKRKNRRTDGGFWKVTGEGRKPKKTDRTKWLKRILVYHLGKQKNAEKTPWAMHEYEDTSDPSVVVCRIHKIKPKTGKQKVDSVSSEADSSSSPRATDRSEPRIEPQETSPEASVHMTMESQNQPPFSNNVPECNTSCPQQMQIDDFLQVDDLEDPQDPQVLTREQSPCSENTFIDGCDQGYVSWSYHPNVTPEEGGDKFIISRTPSGQPPNYVLPGCGSPPQHPQMMPTEEIYPLTGNTSFNARCSSETYSQSDIHGQGAEFPLVSMNCGRQEPNFKEAQQSTLNLQTPTSPPNSDLTFSPEELQMLQELLSAPSMLPSPDSSGGGDPSSLYLGQSCDSQPADLEVTQDFPIELPPSADLDSMLANFFASSPPPEVVVGKSLCGQVSTVTGGYSTEYCGVPYASGGNYKTSNHMSAGCWKL; the protein is encoded by the exons ATGGCAACAGCAAGCAAGATGATCTCCATGAAGAAACTGCCAGTGGGGTACAGATTGAATCCCTCTGATGAAGACCTTGTCAATCACCACTTGAGGAGGAAGCTCCGGAACGTCCTGGAGGAGTACTGCCTGATCCCTGAGTTCGACATCTACAAGCTCCCTCCTTGGGATCTCATCACCAAGTTCAATG AGCTGTCCGACTTGGCATCCGATGGTGGGGATTGCTTCTTCTACCATCGCCGGAACAATCCTAATGGCAAGCGGAAAAATAGGAGGACCGATGGAGGGTTCTGGAAAGTCACCGGCGAGGGCCGGAAGCCCAAGAAGACCGACCGGACAAAATGGCTTAAGAGGATCCTGGTTTATCACCTTGGCAAACAGAAAAATGCTGAGAAGACCCCATGGGCAATGCATGAATACGAGGACACCTCCGATCCG AGTGTCGTTGTATGTCGTATACATAAGATTAAGCCGAAGACGGGAAAACAAAAGGTCGATTCAGTTTCATCTGAAGCTGACTCGAGTAGTAGCCCTAGAGCAACTGATCGTTCTGAACCCCGAATCGAACCCCAAGAAACGAGCCCAGAG GCATCCGTGCATATGACAATGGAGTCACAAAACCAGCCTCCATTTTCCAACAATGTACCGGAGTGTAACACGTCTTGTCCTCAGCAGATGCAGATAGATGATTTCTTGCAAGTAGATGATCTTGAGGATCCACAAGACCCTCAGGTCCTCACGAGGGAACAGTCACCTTGCTCTGAGAATACATTCATTGATGGATGTGACCAGGGATATGTTAGCTGGTCCTATCATCCGAATGTTACTCCTGAAGAAGGTGGCGATAAGTTTATAATTTCTCGAACTCCTTCTGGTCAACCACCAAATTATGTCTTACCGGGTTGTGGATCTCCTCCTCAGCATCCACAAATGATGCCTACGGAGGAGATATACCCCCTTACTGGTAATACATCTTTTAACGCTAGATGTAGTAGTGAGACCTATTCTCAATCGGATATTCATGGACAAGGTGCTGAGTTTCCCCTTGTTTCCATGAATTGTGGACGTCAAGAACCAAACTTCAAG GAAGCTCAACAGTCCACCTTAAATTTACAAACTCCAACTTCGCCCCCAAATTCCGATTTAACTTTTTCTCCTGAGGAGCTGCAGATGCTGCAGGAGTTGTTATCAGCACCCAGCATGCTCCCTTCACCAGATAGTTCTGGAGGAGGGGATCCAAGTTCACTCTATCTTGGTCAAAGCTGTGATTCTCAGCCAGCAGATCTAGAG GTGACTCAAGACTTCCCTATTGAGTTACCACCGTCAGCTGATCTTGACTCAATGTTAGCTAATTTTTTCGCTTCTTCTCCACCGCCAGAGGTAGTAGTGGGAAAGAGTTTATGTGGACAAGTTAGTACAGTTACTGGAGGATATAGCACAGAATACTGTGGGGTGCCATATGCTTCAGGAGGTAATTACAAGACAAGCAATCATATGTCTGCAGGGTGTTGGAAATTATGA
- the LOC116203428 gene encoding phosphoglycerate mutase-like protein 1 isoform X1: MPAFLISPTPIITPSGIIITSSSSFCVTSLTPTRRPLVPGLASRCSRSLSDMDGTSGSSLYPLHRCKTIHLVRHAQGIHNVEGEKNYKVYMSPEYFDAHLTPLGWEQVDNLRKHVRTSGLLKKIDLVISSPLLRTLQTAVGVFGGDGYSDNKMDALPLMVANAGNSGRSAISSLNSPPIMAVELCREHLGVHPCDKRRSISDYQFLFPAVDFSAIESDEDVLWKADVRETKEELVARGLNFFNWLWTRKEKEIAIVTHSGFLFHTLSSLGNDCNPSVKKEICQHFANCELRSMVIVDKSMLGSDPPTTNYPGKIPSGLDLPSSAADKKAENENSHSGLK, translated from the exons ATGCCTGCTTTTCTTATTAGTCCAACTCCAATTATCACTCCCAGCGGTATCATCATCACTAGCAGCAGCAGCTTCTGCGTCACTTCCCTCACTCCAACTCGCCGCCCTCTGGTGCCGGGTCTTGCATCCCGCTGCTCCCGTTCCCTCTCAG ATATGGATGGAACCTCGGGCTCAAGTTTGTACCCCTTACACCGTTGCAAAACCATTCACCTG GTCAGGCATGCACAAGGAATCCACAATGTTGAGGGGGAAAAGAACTACAAAGTTTACATGAGTCCTGAATATTTCGATGCACACCTGACTCCACTGGGATGGGAGCAg GTTGACAATTTGAGGAAACATGTCCGAACATCTGGACTTCTGAAGAAAATTGATCTGGTCATCTCCTCTCCTTTGCTAAG GACTTTGCAAACAGCTGTTGGAGTGTTTGGTGGGGATGGCTACTCTGATAATAAAATGGATGCACTGCCCCTTATGGTAGCAAATGCAGGAAATAGTGGGCGCTCTGCTATATCAAGTCTTAACAGTCCCCCGATTATGGCTGTTGAACTTTGTCGAGAGCATTTG GGTGTTCATCCTTGTGATAAGAGGAGAAGCATTAGCGATTACCAGTTCCTTTTTCCTGCTGTTGATTTTTCAGCG ATTGAAAGCGATGAGGATGTGTTGTGGAAGGCTGATGTTAGAGAAACCAAAGAAGAGCTTGTTGCTCGGGGTTTGAATTTCTTCAACTG GTTGTGGACaaggaaagagaaagagatagCAATTGTAACTCACAGTGGATTCTTGTTTCATACGCTAAGTTCGTTGGGCAATGACTGTAACCCTTCGGTGAAGAAGGAGATATGCCAACA CTTTGCAAATTGTGAACTCCGCTCCATGGTCATCGTCGATAAAAG TATGCTCGGGTCAGACCCACCTACAACCAACTATCCCGGAAAAATCCCTTCCGGACTTGACCTTCCAAGCAGTGCAGCAGATAAGAAAGCTGAGAATGAGAACTCACACTCCGGTTTGAAGTAG
- the LOC116203424 gene encoding uncharacterized protein LOC116203424 isoform X2, protein MMISMKEEGYGLKSSHKSLVDHLKKKLQNPKQEYPLIPEQDIYQFEPEDNVHKYDDICGITSGDEECYYFCPFRGRSGKVISRSTPEGFWHSTGKGRKAQETDQTKWSQRNLVYYHGSKQKRVSTDWAMQEYTVESDPSFSLCYIHKKRRNKRSNKTDSAVLQPNYLDNACRPPTGSENQNKPEEVTPEASVDKTMEHQTGTRLSDMNASGYSSPSPQEGALPAQQRLSFLADAVTDCTESRVLSDPQFHQMYMVEQSPYPNNASSDTDAQQHGSWQYPLYITAELYDNGSLNLLSPPQCQYPQHVFAQPFNYGPPNFQSPPQYHLQDVFARSFNDESSSLLYPLQHVPLYPPEYQNPQNVFTRSMNRTPPCIPSPPPYQLMMPMEEIFPSIDDGFSNSSVSISQMGYFGQASAEMRSLSIDHGPQEASVNTKMESQNLPLSSNINIPEYNMSSPQQTQITAEGRSPTAQDTYYDSLQLADLDNPQDPQILMREQSPCSENTFVGGCDQEYGNWSYHSDVTPEEGGNKFIFPQTPIDQSLNYVLPGCGSPPQLPHMMPTEEIYPFNGNASFNGRCSSNINSQLDIHGQGAELPMVSMNCGRQEKNFKEAQQSTLNLQTPTPSPNSDLLSPEDLQMLQELLSVPNMQPSPDSSGGGSSSALYFGQSCDSQHTDLEVTRGFAIESPPSTQYSDLDSMLANFFASSPPPEVVVGKSLCGQVSTVTGGYSTEYCGVPYASGGTYKTSNHMSAGC, encoded by the exons ATGATGATCTCAATGAAGGAAGAGGGATATGGGCTAAAATCCTCACATAAATCTCTTGTTGATCACTTGAAGAAAAAGCTTCAGAATCCGAAACAAGAGTATCCGTTAATCCCTGAGCAGGACATCTATCAGTTCGAGCCTGAGGATAACGTTCACAAGTATGATG ACATATGTGGCATTACATCTGGTGATGAGGAGTGCTACTACTTCTGCCCTTTCCGTGGTCGCAGTGGCAAAGTTATCAGTAGGTCGACTCCGGAAGGGTTCTGGCATTCCACTGGTAAGGGAAGGAAGGCCCAGGAAACCGATCAGACAAAATGGTCTCAGAGGAATCTGGTCTATTACCATGGTAGTAAGCAGAAACGAGTCTCGACCGACTGGGCTATGCAAGAATACACTGTCGAATCTGATCCG AGCTTTAGCCTGTGTTACATCCAtaagaagaggagaaacaaGAGAAGTAACAAGACCGACTCTGCTGTCCTGCAACCCAATTACTTGGATAATGCCTGTAGACCACCTACGGGATCTGAAAATCAAAACAAACCTGAAGAAGTAACCCCAGAG GCATCTGTGGATAAGACTATGGAGCATCAAACTGGGACTCGCTTGTCAGATATGAATGCATCAGGGTATAGTTCACCTTCTCCTCAGGAGGGGGCGTTACCCGCTCAACAGAGACTGTCGTTTCTTGCAGATGCAGTAACTGATTGTACGGAGTCACGGGTCTTGAGTGATCCTCAATTCCATCAAATGTACATGGTGGAGCAATCACCTTACCCTAACAATGCATCCTCTGATACAGATGCCCAACAGCATGGCAGTTGGCAATACCCTCTGTATATAACTGCTGAATTGTACGACAATGGATCGCTCAATCTCCTATCTCCTCCCCAATGTCAATATCCTCAGCATGTCTTTGCTCAACCATTCAATTATGGACCACCCAATTTCCAATCTCCTCCTCAGTATCACCTTCAAGATGTCTTTGCTCGATCATTCAATGATGAATCATCGAGTCTACTATATCCTCTTCAGCATGTCCCCCTGTATCCCCCTGAGTATCAAAATCCTCAGAATGTCTTTACTCGGTCGATGAATCGCACACCACCTTGTATACCATCTCCTCCTCCGTATCAACTGATGATGCCTATGGAGGAGATATTCCCTTCTATTGATGACGGATTTTCTAACAGCAGTGTTAGCATTTCCCAAATGGGTTATTTTGGACAAGCTAGTGCTGAGATGCGCTCTCTTTCCATTGATCATGGACCTCAAGAA GCATCTGTCAATACGAAAATGGAGTCGCAAAACCTGCCTCTATCTTCCAACATCAATATACCAGAGTATAACATGTCTTCTCCTCAGCAGACACAGATAACTGCTGAGGGGAGATCACCTACTGCTCAAGATACATATTATGACTCATTGCAATTAGCGGATCTTGACAATCCGCAAGACCCTCAGATCCTCATGAGGGAACAATCCCCTTGTTCTGAGAACACATTCGTTGGTGGATGCGACCAAGAATATGGTAACTGGTCCTATCATTCGGATGTTACTCCTGAAGAAGGTGGCAATAAGTTTATATTTCCTCAAACTCCTATTGATCAATCGCTAAATTATGTCTTACCGGGATGTGGATCTCCTCCTCAGCTTCCGCATATGATGCCTACGGAGGAGATATACCCCTTTAATGGTAATGCATCTTTTAACGGTAGATGTAGTAGTAACATAAATTCTCAATTGGATATTCATGGACAAGGTGCTGAGTTGCCCATGGTTTCCATGAATTGTGGAcgtcaagaaaaaaatttcaag GAAGCTCAACAATCCACCTTAAATTTACAAACTCCTACTCCGTCACCAAATTCCGATTTACTTTCTCCTGAGGACCTGCAGATGCTGCAGGAGTTGTTATCAGTGCCCAACATGCAACCTTCACCAGATAGCTCTGGAGGAGGGAGTTCAAGTGCACTTTATTTTGGTCAAAGCTGTGATTCTCAGCATACAGATCTAGAG GTGACTCGAGGTTTTGCTATTGAGTCACCACCATCAACTCAATATTCGGATCTGGACTCAATGTTAGCTAATTTTTTCGCTTCTTCTCCACCACCAGAGGTAGTAGTGGGAAAGAGTTTATGTGGACAAGTTAGTACAGTTACTGGAGGATATAGCACAGAATACTGTGGGGTGCCATATGCTTCAGGAGGTACTTACAAGACAAGCAATCATATGTCTGCAGGGTGTTGA
- the LOC116203424 gene encoding uncharacterized protein LOC116203424 isoform X1, with protein sequence MMISMKEEGYGLKSSHKSLVDHLKKKLQNPKQEYPLIPEQDIYQFEPEDNVHKYDDICGITSGDEECYYFCPFRGRSGKVISRSTPEGFWHSTGKGRKAQETDQTKWSQRNLVYYHGSKQKRVSTDWAMQEYTVESDPSFSLCYIHKKRRNKRSNKTDSAVLQPNYLDNACRPPTGSENQNKPEEVTPEASVDKTMEHQTGTRLSDMNASGYSSPSPQEGALPAQQRLSFLADAVTDCTESRVLSDPQFHQMYMVEQSPYPNNASSDTDAQQHGSWQYPLYITAELYDNGSLNLLSPPQCQYPQHVFAQPFNYGPPNFQSPPQYHLQDVFARSFNDESSSLLYPLQHVPLYPPEYQNPQNVFTRSMNRTPPCIPSPPPYQLMMPMEEIFPSIDDGFSNSSVSISQMGYFGQASAEMRSLSIDHGPQEVNFRASVNTKMESQNLPLSSNINIPEYNMSSPQQTQITAEGRSPTAQDTYYDSLQLADLDNPQDPQILMREQSPCSENTFVGGCDQEYGNWSYHSDVTPEEGGNKFIFPQTPIDQSLNYVLPGCGSPPQLPHMMPTEEIYPFNGNASFNGRCSSNINSQLDIHGQGAELPMVSMNCGRQEKNFKEAQQSTLNLQTPTPSPNSDLLSPEDLQMLQELLSVPNMQPSPDSSGGGSSSALYFGQSCDSQHTDLEVTRGFAIESPPSTQYSDLDSMLANFFASSPPPEVVVGKSLCGQVSTVTGGYSTEYCGVPYASGGTYKTSNHMSAGC encoded by the exons ATGATGATCTCAATGAAGGAAGAGGGATATGGGCTAAAATCCTCACATAAATCTCTTGTTGATCACTTGAAGAAAAAGCTTCAGAATCCGAAACAAGAGTATCCGTTAATCCCTGAGCAGGACATCTATCAGTTCGAGCCTGAGGATAACGTTCACAAGTATGATG ACATATGTGGCATTACATCTGGTGATGAGGAGTGCTACTACTTCTGCCCTTTCCGTGGTCGCAGTGGCAAAGTTATCAGTAGGTCGACTCCGGAAGGGTTCTGGCATTCCACTGGTAAGGGAAGGAAGGCCCAGGAAACCGATCAGACAAAATGGTCTCAGAGGAATCTGGTCTATTACCATGGTAGTAAGCAGAAACGAGTCTCGACCGACTGGGCTATGCAAGAATACACTGTCGAATCTGATCCG AGCTTTAGCCTGTGTTACATCCAtaagaagaggagaaacaaGAGAAGTAACAAGACCGACTCTGCTGTCCTGCAACCCAATTACTTGGATAATGCCTGTAGACCACCTACGGGATCTGAAAATCAAAACAAACCTGAAGAAGTAACCCCAGAG GCATCTGTGGATAAGACTATGGAGCATCAAACTGGGACTCGCTTGTCAGATATGAATGCATCAGGGTATAGTTCACCTTCTCCTCAGGAGGGGGCGTTACCCGCTCAACAGAGACTGTCGTTTCTTGCAGATGCAGTAACTGATTGTACGGAGTCACGGGTCTTGAGTGATCCTCAATTCCATCAAATGTACATGGTGGAGCAATCACCTTACCCTAACAATGCATCCTCTGATACAGATGCCCAACAGCATGGCAGTTGGCAATACCCTCTGTATATAACTGCTGAATTGTACGACAATGGATCGCTCAATCTCCTATCTCCTCCCCAATGTCAATATCCTCAGCATGTCTTTGCTCAACCATTCAATTATGGACCACCCAATTTCCAATCTCCTCCTCAGTATCACCTTCAAGATGTCTTTGCTCGATCATTCAATGATGAATCATCGAGTCTACTATATCCTCTTCAGCATGTCCCCCTGTATCCCCCTGAGTATCAAAATCCTCAGAATGTCTTTACTCGGTCGATGAATCGCACACCACCTTGTATACCATCTCCTCCTCCGTATCAACTGATGATGCCTATGGAGGAGATATTCCCTTCTATTGATGACGGATTTTCTAACAGCAGTGTTAGCATTTCCCAAATGGGTTATTTTGGACAAGCTAGTGCTGAGATGCGCTCTCTTTCCATTGATCATGGACCTCAAGAAGTAAATTTCCGG GCATCTGTCAATACGAAAATGGAGTCGCAAAACCTGCCTCTATCTTCCAACATCAATATACCAGAGTATAACATGTCTTCTCCTCAGCAGACACAGATAACTGCTGAGGGGAGATCACCTACTGCTCAAGATACATATTATGACTCATTGCAATTAGCGGATCTTGACAATCCGCAAGACCCTCAGATCCTCATGAGGGAACAATCCCCTTGTTCTGAGAACACATTCGTTGGTGGATGCGACCAAGAATATGGTAACTGGTCCTATCATTCGGATGTTACTCCTGAAGAAGGTGGCAATAAGTTTATATTTCCTCAAACTCCTATTGATCAATCGCTAAATTATGTCTTACCGGGATGTGGATCTCCTCCTCAGCTTCCGCATATGATGCCTACGGAGGAGATATACCCCTTTAATGGTAATGCATCTTTTAACGGTAGATGTAGTAGTAACATAAATTCTCAATTGGATATTCATGGACAAGGTGCTGAGTTGCCCATGGTTTCCATGAATTGTGGAcgtcaagaaaaaaatttcaag GAAGCTCAACAATCCACCTTAAATTTACAAACTCCTACTCCGTCACCAAATTCCGATTTACTTTCTCCTGAGGACCTGCAGATGCTGCAGGAGTTGTTATCAGTGCCCAACATGCAACCTTCACCAGATAGCTCTGGAGGAGGGAGTTCAAGTGCACTTTATTTTGGTCAAAGCTGTGATTCTCAGCATACAGATCTAGAG GTGACTCGAGGTTTTGCTATTGAGTCACCACCATCAACTCAATATTCGGATCTGGACTCAATGTTAGCTAATTTTTTCGCTTCTTCTCCACCACCAGAGGTAGTAGTGGGAAAGAGTTTATGTGGACAAGTTAGTACAGTTACTGGAGGATATAGCACAGAATACTGTGGGGTGCCATATGCTTCAGGAGGTACTTACAAGACAAGCAATCATATGTCTGCAGGGTGTTGA
- the LOC116203428 gene encoding phosphoglycerate mutase-like protein 1 isoform X2 produces MEPRAQVCTPYTVAKPFTWHAQGIHNVEGEKNYKVYMSPEYFDAHLTPLGWEQVDNLRKHVRTSGLLKKIDLVISSPLLRTLQTAVGVFGGDGYSDNKMDALPLMVANAGNSGRSAISSLNSPPIMAVELCREHLGVHPCDKRRSISDYQFLFPAVDFSAIESDEDVLWKADVRETKEELVARGLNFFNWLWTRKEKEIAIVTHSGFLFHTLSSLGNDCNPSVKKEICQHFANCELRSMVIVDKSMLGSDPPTTNYPGKIPSGLDLPSSAADKKAENENSHSGLK; encoded by the exons ATGGAACCTCGGGCTCAAGTTTGTACCCCTTACACCGTTGCAAAACCATTCACCTG GCATGCACAAGGAATCCACAATGTTGAGGGGGAAAAGAACTACAAAGTTTACATGAGTCCTGAATATTTCGATGCACACCTGACTCCACTGGGATGGGAGCAg GTTGACAATTTGAGGAAACATGTCCGAACATCTGGACTTCTGAAGAAAATTGATCTGGTCATCTCCTCTCCTTTGCTAAG GACTTTGCAAACAGCTGTTGGAGTGTTTGGTGGGGATGGCTACTCTGATAATAAAATGGATGCACTGCCCCTTATGGTAGCAAATGCAGGAAATAGTGGGCGCTCTGCTATATCAAGTCTTAACAGTCCCCCGATTATGGCTGTTGAACTTTGTCGAGAGCATTTG GGTGTTCATCCTTGTGATAAGAGGAGAAGCATTAGCGATTACCAGTTCCTTTTTCCTGCTGTTGATTTTTCAGCG ATTGAAAGCGATGAGGATGTGTTGTGGAAGGCTGATGTTAGAGAAACCAAAGAAGAGCTTGTTGCTCGGGGTTTGAATTTCTTCAACTG GTTGTGGACaaggaaagagaaagagatagCAATTGTAACTCACAGTGGATTCTTGTTTCATACGCTAAGTTCGTTGGGCAATGACTGTAACCCTTCGGTGAAGAAGGAGATATGCCAACA CTTTGCAAATTGTGAACTCCGCTCCATGGTCATCGTCGATAAAAG TATGCTCGGGTCAGACCCACCTACAACCAACTATCCCGGAAAAATCCCTTCCGGACTTGACCTTCCAAGCAGTGCAGCAGATAAGAAAGCTGAGAATGAGAACTCACACTCCGGTTTGAAGTAG